A stretch of DNA from Nitratireductor thuwali:
GCGGTTGATATGATCTTCCACCATTTTCAGGTCCGATGGAAGGACCGTATACTTTTCTTCTCTTTCCATGAGGTCGCCCAGCCACTCCGGCAAGGAGGGCGTCACGCCGCATGCCGCCGCGACGGCGGCCGGGAACTTCGCGGGATGGGCGGTGGAAAGCACCACCATCGTCTCCCCCTCGCGCCGCCGCGTTTCGGCCACGCGAAGCGCGGTGGCCGTGTGGGGATCGGCCAGATAATCGTTGTTCTTCAAAAGATCCCGGATCGTCGCGGACGCCTCGTCCGCTCCCGCCCGCCCGGCCTCGAAGCGTTCGCGTATGCGGGCCAGCGTTTCGCCGGTGAGGGTGAACCCGCCGGACTGCTTGAGGCTTTCCATGTTGCCGCGAACCTCGGCCGCATCCCGCGAGGAAGCCTCGAAAAGCAGGCGCTCGAAATTGGACGAGACCTGAATGTCCATCGAGGGCGAGGTGGTCGCGACCACCGAGCGGGTGGTGTAGGCGCCGCTGTCGAGGGTGCGGGCCAGGATGTCGTTCTCGTTGGTGGCGATCACCAGGCGGCCGACGGGAAGGCCCATCTGTGCGGCGGCATAGCCGGCGAAAATATCGCCGAAATTGCCGGTCGGGACGGTGAAGGAGACGGTGCGGTCGGGCGCGCCGAGGGTGACGGCCGAGGTGAAGTAATAGACGATCTGCGCCATGATGCGCGACCAGTTGATCGAGTTGACGCCGGCCAGTCCCACACCGTCGCGGAAGGCGTGATCGTTGAACATCGCCTTCACCAGCGCCTGGCAATCGTCGAAATTGCCTTCGATGGCCAGCGCCTCGACATTGGCCGCGCCGGACGTCGTCATCTGGCGCTGCTGAACGGGGGAGACCTTGCCGTGGGGAAAGAGGATGAAGACGTCGGCCCGGCTCATGCCGGCGAAGGCATGGATGGCCGCGCCGCCCGTATCGCCCGAGGTCGCCCCGGCAATGGTCACGCGCTCGCCGCGCTCGGCCAGCACATGATCCATGAGGCGGGCCAGAAGCTGCATGGCCACGTCCTTGAAGGCCAAAGTGGGGCCGTGGAACAGTTCGAGTATGAAGTCGGACGGCCCGCTCTGGACCAGCGGGCAGACCGCCCTGTGGCGGAAGGTCGCATAGGTTTCGCCGATGATGGATTTGAGCTTCGCGTCCGCGATCTCCCCGCCCACGAACGGCTTGAGGACGCGGAAAGCCACCTCTTCATAGGGCAGGCCGCGCAGGGCGCGGATGTCGGCGGCGGAAAATTGCGGCCATGTCCGCGGCACGTAGAGGCCGCCGTCGCGCGCCAGGCCCTGCAACAGCACGTCGGCAAATCCAAGGACTGGCGCTTGGCCGCGCGTGCTCACATATTCCATCGTCATCATGTCTTCCGGTTGTCGGGGCGATCAGGAGTGAGAGCCTGACCGAAAGCTCTGCCGGTCCGGTCCGGCGGGTCTTTCGTCCCCGAGAAGAAGGCTGGACTTGCCAATATTCCCCGATATTGCCTGCGTCCATCCCTCATCTCAGGACCCAAAATCCCTCGCCGGCCCCAGCCGCCGAATTCTCGTTCAGGCTCTGAACCAAAAACCCGAAATCTACAGGTCGAATTTTCGTCGCGCGGTTGGTATAGAGCATCAACCTCACCATAGGAAAGTGCAGTTCATGGGGCTTTTCGTGCAAAGCATTTCAAAAAGGCGCATCGCCGCCGCCGCCTTTCTCGCATCTTCCGCCATTCTCGCCGGCTGCCAGCAGGGCAGCGGGCCCAATCTCGGCATCGGCGCCCAGAACGCCGAACCCGCGGCGGAGGCGATACGCGAGAGCGAATTGCGCGCCTATTGCCCGCCGGTTTCGCTGCGCGAAGGCACCGCCTATTTCCGCACCTATGAAAGGGGCGCCGAAGGAGACGACAGCAAGATCATCTACCAGGCGTCGATCGACGACGTCACCCGCGCCTGCAAATACCAGGGGACGCCCTCGATCACGGTGGCCGTGGCCGGCAGGATCGTGCCTGGCCCCAGCGGCCGGGTCGGCACCATCACCATGCCTATCCGCATCGCGGCCATGCGCGGCGACGAGGTGATCTATTCCCAGCTCTTCAAGCATCAGGTGTCGATCAGCGACACGGCGGGCGCCACGCAGTTCCTGTTCACCGACCCCGACATCGCCATTCCCGGCGGCATAGACCGGGGCGTGCAGCTTTTCGTCGGCTACGACGAGGGCCCTTACGACACGCCGTAGGACGCTGCGCCTCGAACTGACCTCCGCCAACCCGGTCGAAGACCGCAGGGAGAGCCGGGACCTCAGATATCGGCCGAAAATTCCGACAGGGCGGCGATGACGCCGCCGAGGTCGTGCATGCGGCTGACGGTCGTTTCCGCGCCCGCCTCCATCAGCATGTCGGCGTGGCGGGGATGGCTGTGGGAGGCGCCGGTGAAGCCGATGACCCGCATGCCGGCCGCCCGCGCGCCGGTGATGCCGTGGACCGAATCCTCGACCACGAAGCAGGCGCCGGGCCGCGCGCCCATGCGCTCGGCCGCGTGGAGGAACACGTCCGGCGCGGGCTTGGGAAGCTTGCTCGGCGTTTCGAGCGACGAAAAGATGACGCCCTCGAACAGCGGGGCGAGCCTCGTGCGCTTAAGCATGGCGTCGATGCGCTGCGAACTCGAGTTCGAGCAGATGCATTTCTTGAGCGACAGTCCGGCGACCGCCTCGGCGACGCCAGGGATCGCCTTGACCTCCTTGCGCAGCCTGTCGTCCACCTTCGCTTCGGCGTGATCGATCAGCGACGCCTGGAACAGCATCTGCGCCTCCTGCTCGATGGACAACAGGATATCCCGGAAGGTCAGGCCGGAATAGCGCTCCGCGAGCTCCTCGGCCGAAATCTCATAGCCCGCCTCGCGCAGCATCTGCGCTTCGACGCGCGCGGCGACGATCTCCGAATCGACCAGAACGCCGTCGCAGTCGAAGATGATGAGTTCGGGGGAGGGCATGGCATATCCATTATCGGGGAAGAAAAAACGCACCCGCCAAATAGGCCGTGGCGGGTGCGATATCAATCGCCGGAACAGCTATCGAATGGCGCAAGCGGCTATTCGATGGCGATTTCCGTGCGTTCCCCGGCGGTCACGGTCACCTTGCGGCGCTCCTCCGCCCGGTCGCCCTGATAGGTGACGAGCACCTCATATTCGCCCGGATGGAACGTATCCTGCGCTTCCTCGCCGTAAGTGCCGGTGATCTTCTCCTGCCGGCCCTGGATGTTCTTCGTGGCTTCGAGGAAATCGATGCGGTAGGCGCCCGGCGCCGAGACGGCAAGCACCCCGGCATTCAGGTTGATCACAGTCTCCGTGCGCTCGCCGGCCTTGACGCTTACCGGCTGGCTTGCCTGCGCCTGGCCGAGCCTGGCGACGAGCAGATAGTCGCCGGGCGGCACGTCCATGCCGCCGCCCGGGCCGTACTGGCCGGTGATCTTCTTGCGGTTGCCGTTGATGTCGGCCTTGGCCGCTTCGACGTCGAAGCGCACGCTGGAGCCTTCCACTTCGGGACCGCCTTGCGCATAGACGGCGGCGGGGACCACGACGCCCGATCCTATGACCATTTCGACGGCGATGTCGGCGCCGGCGGCAAGCTCCATGCTCTCCTCGGCTGTGGCCTTGCCGATCTTGCCGGTGATGGTGATGGGACCGGCCGCCGCATAGACCGAGGTCTTGCCGTAGCCGCCGTCCTGGCCGCCCTCGAAAGCGACATCGACCCGCGCGTTCTTGTCGGCCTCGACATCTTCGGCCGACCGCTTCGGCGTGACCGTCACGCGGCCGGCATCGAGCACGGCGACGATTTCCTGCATCGTATCGGCCGACAGGTCGACTTCCTGCTCTTTGGTGATGCGGCCAATCCTGGTGCGGACCAGATAGCGGCCTTCGGGCAGGCTGGCTTCGAACACGCCGCCATAGCCGCCGGCCTCGCTGCTGGCCGACGGCCCGTCGGCGAGGATGGGATGGAAGTCCCAGCGCACCTCGTTGCTGTTTTCGAGCGCCGGACCGTCATCGGACAGCTTGGCCGTGGCCTTGACGTTGAACTCCAGGGACGCCGGCTCAGGTTCAGGCTCGGGCGTGGCGGCGACGGTGCTTTGCAGCGCCTCGGCCAATTGTCCGGCATCGTCTGCCTTGAAATACCGGCCGCCGGTGCTTTCGGCCAGGCACGCCACCTGCCGGCCTTCGTCGTCGGAAAGTCCGAAGCCGACGACATGGGCGGTGAAGTCGATGCCGGCCGCTTCGAGCTCGGCGGCGAGCGCGCAGGGGTCCGCCTCGCAGGTCTCGAGCCCGTCCGTGACGAGGATCACGGTGGCCGCGTCCTCCTGGTATTTCAGCGTTTCGGCGCCCATGCGCACGGCGTCGGTCAGCGGCGTCTTGCCCTTGGGGTTGAGCCGGTCGGCGAACTGCGTGATCGCCGCGGCCGTGCCGGGCGCGGGGGGAACGGCAAGCTCTATGTCCGAGCAGGAGCCTTTCTCGCGGTGCCCGTAGGCGATGAGGCCAAGTTGGCTTTCCTGCGGGACCGAGGCCAGGACCTCGCGCAAGGCCTCACGCGCGATCTCGATCTTGGTGACACCGGAAATCTGGCCCCACATGGAGCCTGATGCATCGAGGACGATGATGGTTTTGCCGGTCTGGGAAAAGGCTGGAACCACCCAGAACAGGGCGGCTAGGAAGGCAAGCAGGCGAACTGGTCGCATGAAAGTTCTCCATTCAGGAACGCATCGCATCCTTTCCCCGAGGCAACATTACACAGTCCGCCGGCGCCGGCAATTCGGCAGCCTCCTTGACGGAAAATTTACCCTCCTCGGTAACCATAACGGCCAGAATTAACAGTGTCAGTTTGAGGTTTGCGTATGTCTGCTGTGCGTCGCCTGGAGGAGCTTTCCTCCGCTCCGGCCAAATCGGAATGGCTGGACACGATCGTGAAGGGCGACTGCGTGGCCGCGCTTTCGCGCCTGCCGGAAAAATCGGCGGACGTGATCTTCGCCGATCCTCCCTACAATCTGCAGCTCGACGGCGATCTTCACCGTCCGGACCAGTCCAAGGTCGACGCGGTCGACGATGCCTGGGACCAGTTCGAGAGCTTCGCCGCCTATGACGCCTTCACGCGCGCGTGGCTGCTGGCGGCGCGCCGCGTCCTGAAGCCGAGCGGCACGATCTGGGTGATCGGCTCCTATCACAACATCTTCCGGGTGGGCGCCATCATGCAGGATCTGGGCTTCTGGATCCTCAACGACGTGGTCTGGCGCAAGACCAACCCCATGCCGAACTTTCGCGGACGCCGGTTCCAGAACGCCCATGAGACCATGATCTGGGCCTCGCGCGACCAGAACGCCAAGAGCTACACCTTCAACTACGACGCCATGAAGGCGGCCAATGACGACGTGCAGATGCGCTCCGACTGGCTTTTTCCGATCTGCACGGGGGGCGAAAGGCTGAAGGACGAGGAAGGCCGGAAGCTGCATCCGACCCAGAAGCCGGAAGCGCTGCTGGCCCGCGTGCTCCTGTCTTCGACGAAGACGGGCGACGTGGTGCTCGACCCCTTCTTCGGCTCGGGGACGACGGGCGCGGTGGCCAAGCGCCTCGGCCGTCATTTCATCGGCATCGAGCGCGACCAGACCTATATCGACGCGGCCCGCAGGCGCATCGATTCGGTGGAAAGGCTCGACAGCGCCAGCCTGGAAGTGGTGAGCGGCAAGCGGGCGGAGCCGCGCGTGGCCTTCGTCAGCCTGATCGATTCGGGCCTGATGCAGCCCGGCGCGCAGCTCTACGACGCCAAGAAGCGCTGGACCGCCAGCGTGCGCGCCGACGGCACCATCGCGGTCGGCCAGGAGGCCGGCTCCATCCATCGCCTGGGCGCCCGCGTCCAGGGGCTCGACGCCTGCAATGGCTGGACCTTCTGGCACTATGAGCAGGACGGCGAGCTGAAACCCATCGACGCGCTGCGTCAGGTGGCCCGCCAGAGCCTTCAGGCGGTGGGCGCGTAAACCGCGATCCCCGCCGCCTCGAGGTCGGCCTTGAGCTGGCCGGCGCCGGTGAACTGCACCGCCTGCCAGCCGGCCGCCCGCGCGCCCTCGACATTCTTGAGGCTGTCGTCGATGAAAAGGGTTGCGGCAGGATCGAGCCCGAACGCCTTGGCGTGATGGTCGTAGATTTCGCGGTCGGGCTTGATGAGCCCGATCTCGCCGGAGACCGTGACGCCGCGCGGCTTGCTGAGGAAATCGAACATCTCGCGCGCCTCCCCAAAAGTGTCGGCGGCGAAGTTGGTCAGCATGGTCACGTCATGGCCGTCCTCGATCAGGGCTTCGAGAATGGCGACCGAATCCGCGTAGTGAGGCACCACCATCTCGTGCCAGTTCAGCCTGAACGCGCGGATGAGGTCGGCCCGGTCCGGATGATCGGCGATGAGCAGCGCTTCGGCCTCGTGCCACGGACGGCCGCGATCCTGCTCCAGGTTCCACTCGTGGGTGCACACATTGGCGAAGAACCAGCGGCGCTCGTCTTCGTCCGGGATGAGGCGGGCATAGGGGAGTTCGGGATCGTAGTGGATCAGGACTTTGCCGATGTCGAAGACGATGTGGCGAACGCTGCTCATGGATCTTTTTACCCTTGCTGCTGTTTCTTCGTGGCGCCTTCTATAGCCGCTTCTATTGCTTTTTTCATGACGGTGGGAAGGGCCTCGCCGGCAAGTTCGGCCGGCATCGACCACCAGTGGCCGGGCGGCGCTTCCTTCTCCGGTATTTCGGCGCGATAGACGCTCAACGTAAGCCGGAAATGGGTGAAAGTGTGGGTGATGGCGCCGCATTTCTTCCAGTCGGCCGCGAACGGGGCCGATTCCAGCCCGGTCGAGCCGTCGATCCGCGCATTCCAGGCGCTTCCGGGAACCTCGCTCATGCCGCCGAGCAGCCCCTCCGCGCGGCGCTGCCTGAGCAGCACGGCGCCGTCCGCGCGCACGGCGACGAAGGCCGCGCCCCGCCTTTGCGGCTTGTCGGCCTTGTCCGGCTTGACGGGGAAGGCTTCCTGCGTGCCGGCGGCCAGCGCCTTGCAGTCGGGAGCCAGCGGACAGAGGATGCAGGCGGGGCGGCGCGGGGTGCAGATGGTGGCGCCGAGATCCATCGTGGCCTGGGCGAAATCGCCCGGCCTGTCGCGCGAAAGCACCTCCTCGACAAACGCCCTTATCGCCGGCTTGGCCGCCGGCAGCGGCGTTGCGATGGCGGCAAGCCGCGCGACGACCCGCTCCACATTGCCGTCGACCACCGCCACCGGCCGGTCGTGGGCGATGGCGGCGATGGCGGCGGCGGTGTAGTCGCCGATGCCGGGCAGTTCCTTGAGGCGGGCGACCGTGTCGGGGAAGATGCCGGCGTGGCGGCCGGCGACCGTTTCGGCGCATTTCTTGAGATTGCGCGCCCGCGAATAATAGCCGAGCCCGGCCCATGCCTTCATGACGTCGTCGACATGCGCCGCCGCCAGCGCGCCGATGTCGGGCCAGCGCCGCAGGAAGGTCTCGTAATAGGATTTGACGCTGGCCACGGTGGTCTGCTGCAGCATGATCTCCGACAGCCAAACGCGGTAGGGATCGGGCACGATGCCGGCGCGGCGGTCGCCGGGGCTGACGCGCCACGGCAGGTGCCGGTGGCTGCGGTCGTACCAGGCAAGAAGCCTGTCGGCGAGCGGCAGATCGCCGGTTCCGCATCCGGCCATATGGGCTGCGCGCCTGTCGATTTGCTGTGTCATGGAATGGTCGATTAGTCTAATATCGGGCCAAAGGAAATCATTATGGCGCATCGACTGGCGGTATCGGCATGACGGGCAAATGGCGTGGCGGCCATGCCGTGCCGGTGAGCGATCTGGCGAGCGCGCTGCTCGATCCGGTGCTGCGCCGGCGCGCCGGGCTTTCCATTGACCTCGTCCAGAGCTGGGCCGAGATCGTCGGCGACCGCCTGGCCTCGCGGACGCGCCCGGAGAAGATCGCCTGGCCGCGCCGGATGCACGAGGACGACCCCTTTCAGCCCGCGACGCTGATCATCGCCTGCGAGGGCCCTGCCGCCCTGCATGTGCAGCACGAGACGATGGAGATCATCGACCGGGCCAACGCCTTCCTCGGCTTCAACGCGATCGGCCGGGTCAGGATCGTGCAGAAAAAGGTGGAAACGGCAACGAGCCGGAAGCCGCCGCCGCCGAAACCGCTATCGGCCGATCAGAAGGAAAAGCTCGGCCGCATCACGAGCAAGATCGACGATGACGGCCTGCGCGAAAGCCTGGAAAGGCTGGGCGCCAGCGTGCTCGGCCGCTAGGCCCCGCGGCAACCGCTCGCGATTTCGTGAGCGGGCTGTGGCAATATGCGTTTGGCTTGGACCCGGCTTTGCCCTATTTCACGCGAACTATCGCTTTCCGCCGAGGGGCGGGTAGCATTCTCACAGGAACAAGGGTGATTCGCATGACCGGAACGATTTCGCGCAGGCGCGTTCTTACAACCATCGCCGCACTTCCGGCAGTCTCGCTCCTGGCGGCTTGCAGCGACAGCGCCGAGGCGCAACAAGGCAGCACCCCGTCCTCCGAAACAACGGCTTCCGTGGACGCGCCGGAACCGACCGGAACCGTCGACATGGAAAAGCTGCTGCAGCCGGGGCCGCTCGAAGACAAGGCGCTGGGCGCCGAGGATGCGCCCGTGACCGTGGTCGAATATGCGTCGATGACCTGCGGCCATTGCGCCAGCTTCCACAACAACACCTATCCCGCGCTCAAGGAAAAATACATCGACACCGGCAAGGTGCGCTTCATCATGCGCGAGTTTCCCTTCGATCCGCGCGCGGAGGCCGCCTTCATGCTGGCGCGCTGTTCGGACGACAAATATTTCCCGATGGTCAATGTGCTGTTCAAGCAGCAGGACAACTGGGCGCGGGCGCAGGATGCCAGCGGCGCATTGCTGCAAATCGCCAAACTGGGCGGTTTTACACAAGAGTCGTTCCAGGCATGCTTGACGGACCAGAAACTTCTGGACGATGTGAGAGGCGTGCGAAACCGTGCGGCCGAGGAATTCGGCGTGGACGCGACGCCCACCTTCTTCATCAACGGGAAGAAGTATTCGGGAGCAATGTCGATTGAGGAGATGTCGGCGATCATCGACCCCCTTCTCTAAAGGGGCAGGCCGCGCCGGCAGCACCATGCGCGCACGCGGGAGCATGCGCGCATGAAATTCAGCAAGCTCCGCCTGCTTGGCTTCAAATCCTTCGTGGAGCCCGGAGAGTTCGTCATCGAGCGCGGGCTGACCGGCGTCGTCGGGCCGAACGGCTGCGGCAAGTCCAACCTCGTCGAGGCGCTGCGCTGGGTGATGGGCGAAAGCTCATACAAGAACATGCGCGCCTCCGGCATGGACGACGTGATCTTCTCCGGCTCCGGCACGCGGCCCGCCCGCAACACGGCCGAGGTCACGCTTTTCCTCGACAATTCGGACCGCACGGCCCCCGCCAGCTTCAACGATGCCGACGAACTGCAGGTTTCGCGCCGCATCGAGCGCGAGGCGGGCTCGGTCTACCGCATCAACGGCAAGGAGGCGCGCGCCCGCGACGTGCAGCTGCTCTTTGCCGATCAGTCGACCGGCGCCCGCTCGCCTTCGATGGTGGGGCAGGGGCGCATCGGCGAATTGATCCAGGCCAAGCCCCAGGCCCGCCGGGCG
This window harbors:
- the mutY gene encoding A/G-specific adenine glycosylase codes for the protein MTQQIDRRAAHMAGCGTGDLPLADRLLAWYDRSHRHLPWRVSPGDRRAGIVPDPYRVWLSEIMLQQTTVASVKSYYETFLRRWPDIGALAAAHVDDVMKAWAGLGYYSRARNLKKCAETVAGRHAGIFPDTVARLKELPGIGDYTAAAIAAIAHDRPVAVVDGNVERVVARLAAIATPLPAAKPAIRAFVEEVLSRDRPGDFAQATMDLGATICTPRRPACILCPLAPDCKALAAGTQEAFPVKPDKADKPQRRGAAFVAVRADGAVLLRQRRAEGLLGGMSEVPGSAWNARIDGSTGLESAPFAADWKKCGAITHTFTHFRLTLSVYRAEIPEKEAPPGHWWSMPAELAGEALPTVMKKAIEAAIEGATKKQQQG
- a CDS encoding HAD family hydrolase — protein: MPSPELIIFDCDGVLVDSEIVAARVEAQMLREAGYEISAEELAERYSGLTFRDILLSIEQEAQMLFQASLIDHAEAKVDDRLRKEVKAIPGVAEAVAGLSLKKCICSNSSSQRIDAMLKRTRLAPLFEGVIFSSLETPSKLPKPAPDVFLHAAERMGARPGACFVVEDSVHGITGARAAGMRVIGFTGASHSHPRHADMLMEAGAETTVSRMHDLGGVIAALSEFSADI
- a CDS encoding DsbA family protein, whose amino-acid sequence is MTGTISRRRVLTTIAALPAVSLLAACSDSAEAQQGSTPSSETTASVDAPEPTGTVDMEKLLQPGPLEDKALGAEDAPVTVVEYASMTCGHCASFHNNTYPALKEKYIDTGKVRFIMREFPFDPRAEAAFMLARCSDDKYFPMVNVLFKQQDNWARAQDASGALLQIAKLGGFTQESFQACLTDQKLLDDVRGVRNRAAEEFGVDATPTFFINGKKYSGAMSIEEMSAIIDPLL
- the thrC gene encoding threonine synthase; translated protein: MEYVSTRGQAPVLGFADVLLQGLARDGGLYVPRTWPQFSAADIRALRGLPYEEVAFRVLKPFVGGEIADAKLKSIIGETYATFRHRAVCPLVQSGPSDFILELFHGPTLAFKDVAMQLLARLMDHVLAERGERVTIAGATSGDTGGAAIHAFAGMSRADVFILFPHGKVSPVQQRQMTTSGAANVEALAIEGNFDDCQALVKAMFNDHAFRDGVGLAGVNSINWSRIMAQIVYYFTSAVTLGAPDRTVSFTVPTGNFGDIFAGYAAAQMGLPVGRLVIATNENDILARTLDSGAYTTRSVVATTSPSMDIQVSSNFERLLFEASSRDAAEVRGNMESLKQSGGFTLTGETLARIRERFEAGRAGADEASATIRDLLKNNDYLADPHTATALRVAETRRREGETMVVLSTAHPAKFPAAVAAACGVTPSLPEWLGDLMEREEKYTVLPSDLKMVEDHINRRKVR
- a CDS encoding HAD family hydrolase, whose protein sequence is MSSVRHIVFDIGKVLIHYDPELPYARLIPDEDERRWFFANVCTHEWNLEQDRGRPWHEAEALLIADHPDRADLIRAFRLNWHEMVVPHYADSVAILEALIEDGHDVTMLTNFAADTFGEAREMFDFLSKPRGVTVSGEIGLIKPDREIYDHHAKAFGLDPAATLFIDDSLKNVEGARAAGWQAVQFTGAGQLKADLEAAGIAVYAPTA
- a CDS encoding DUF721 domain-containing protein, producing the protein MTGKWRGGHAVPVSDLASALLDPVLRRRAGLSIDLVQSWAEIVGDRLASRTRPEKIAWPRRMHEDDPFQPATLIIACEGPAALHVQHETMEIIDRANAFLGFNAIGRVRIVQKKVETATSRKPPPPKPLSADQKEKLGRITSKIDDDGLRESLERLGASVLGR
- a CDS encoding vWA domain-containing protein, giving the protein MRPVRLLAFLAALFWVVPAFSQTGKTIIVLDASGSMWGQISGVTKIEIAREALREVLASVPQESQLGLIAYGHREKGSCSDIELAVPPAPGTAAAITQFADRLNPKGKTPLTDAVRMGAETLKYQEDAATVILVTDGLETCEADPCALAAELEAAGIDFTAHVVGFGLSDDEGRQVACLAESTGGRYFKADDAGQLAEALQSTVAATPEPEPEPASLEFNVKATAKLSDDGPALENSNEVRWDFHPILADGPSASSEAGGYGGVFEASLPEGRYLVRTRIGRITKEQEVDLSADTMQEIVAVLDAGRVTVTPKRSAEDVEADKNARVDVAFEGGQDGGYGKTSVYAAAGPITITGKIGKATAEESMELAAGADIAVEMVIGSGVVVPAAVYAQGGPEVEGSSVRFDVEAAKADINGNRKKITGQYGPGGGMDVPPGDYLLVARLGQAQASQPVSVKAGERTETVINLNAGVLAVSAPGAYRIDFLEATKNIQGRQEKITGTYGEEAQDTFHPGEYEVLVTYQGDRAEERRKVTVTAGERTEIAIE
- a CDS encoding site-specific DNA-methyltransferase, encoding MSAVRRLEELSSAPAKSEWLDTIVKGDCVAALSRLPEKSADVIFADPPYNLQLDGDLHRPDQSKVDAVDDAWDQFESFAAYDAFTRAWLLAARRVLKPSGTIWVIGSYHNIFRVGAIMQDLGFWILNDVVWRKTNPMPNFRGRRFQNAHETMIWASRDQNAKSYTFNYDAMKAANDDVQMRSDWLFPICTGGERLKDEEGRKLHPTQKPEALLARVLLSSTKTGDVVLDPFFGSGTTGAVAKRLGRHFIGIERDQTYIDAARRRIDSVERLDSASLEVVSGKRAEPRVAFVSLIDSGLMQPGAQLYDAKKRWTASVRADGTIAVGQEAGSIHRLGARVQGLDACNGWTFWHYEQDGELKPIDALRQVARQSLQAVGA